The following nucleotide sequence is from Longimicrobiales bacterium.
GGAGGCGAACCCTCATTACATACCCGGAAAGCCATGTGTCTACGTGGGCGCCACGGGTCGAACCCGTGATGAGCGCTTCGAGCAGCATAAGACTGGATACAAAGCGAACCGCTTCGTGAAGCGATTCGGGACTGTCTTATTCGAATGGGCGTTCAGTAATACGGGCGAATTCGAGCGATGGGCGGATGCGGTGGTAGGTGAAGAGGCGCTGGCCGCGCGATACCGTTCCATGGGCTGGGCCGTCTGGCAGAACTAACCGGCCAACTGCTCCACCACTTCCCTCACGAGAGCGCGGGGATCCTCCGGCCCGAGGATCCCCGCCTCAGTTCAGGACGTGCTACTCAATCGCCGCCGCCACCAACTTCGGTATTTGGCCAGTCGATGTCGGGCCACCTGGACTGGAAATTGGTCCTGATATACTCGAGGTCACTCTCCCATTCCCGGATCGCCGTCTGCATGTTGGCCCCCTCCTGGCGCCTCGCGTTGCGGGCGAGGGTAGCGAGTGTGTCGGCAAGCTTCTTCAGTCGGGCCTCCGTGTCCGGTGCGCCCCATTCTCGGGCGTACTCTTCGTCACGGATGTCGCTCAGATCGTCCACGAGTACAATGGTATTCAGGACGAGTTCTCTTGTGGGTCGCTGAACGCCCCTTGTCACTCCAACGCGGTAGCCACTCAGGCTCAGGAGCCCTTCCTTCCTCCAGTCGATATCTCCACCCCCGCCGATCGCTACCCTCCGCACAGCCACGACGTCTGTCGTCGGAAAGCGGTGGTGCTCGGAGCGATCGGCTGCCGCAACACCCCCTAGGGCTCCTAGGCGACTCCCCATCAATTCGAGCAGGCGTCCCACCACATTGGCCCTGTAAGCCCGACTCATGAAGAAGCGGTGCTGGACCTCGTACGCGAGGACCCCAAGCGTATTGAGGTCGGCCCAATGCTCCTCGATGAGAGAGCGGACTTCACCATTGCTCCTGCTATGGTACTTCCTGTTCATATACGCCTTCCGTCAATGGTGAACATCCTTCGCGCTACCCCGCCAACCCCTCAGCCACCTCAAGCACCAGCGCCCTCAAATCCGCCGGCTCCAGAATCTCCGCCTCCCCCCCATACTGCAGCGCGTGCCCCACCACCCAGTGCGGATCCGCCACCCGGTGGCAGATGACGACGCTACCGTCCCCCTCTTCCTCGATCTCCATCACGCCCCACCCCGCCCGCTCGCGCACCCACCGTGAGATACGGGGGGAGTAGCGCACGCGCACTTCTCGTTCATCCGTGCCGAGGTAGATCTTGCCGGCCTGGACGTGCTTCGTGGGGTCAAAGTCGGCTGGCACCTCGAATTTGCCGTCGGTGTGGTCCGCAGCGAGCACACGATCGACTCGAAACGTCCGAACTTCGTTCTTCGTGTTGCAGTGCCCGACGGTGTACCACGCTCCCTCCCCGTAGGCCATGACATAAGGATGGATCACGCGCACGGAACCATCTTCCGCTCCACCCTTCACATAGTGGATCGCACACGGACGGCGCTCGCGCGTGGCCGTGATCAACGTCTCGCGGATGCCCTCCGCGTCGGGAGCCCGATGGGGGGCCGCGACGGACAGTGCTTCCTCCTCTCCCCATTTCCCCTGACCCAGGTGGGCCTCCGAGCGCTGCCTGAGCGCTTCGCGTGCCTCGGGCTCACTGAGCTGAGTCGATGCGATGCTGCCGCGGAGCGCGAGCGCGAGGCAGAGCGTCTCCATGCGGGTGAGCTGAACCGGCCGCGTCATCCCTCCTGCGTGGGTCACGCGCACCCGTTCTGGCTCGATCATGATCTGGACGTCGTCCGGCCAGCCACCGGAATGGTAGTACGCGCGGGCCGTGACTTGTTCGATGTCATCCAGGATGCGTTTCTCGCTCGTGCCCAAGGCGGCGGCCAGGTCCGGGAGCGCGGCGCCTTCCTTCCTGCTTGCCGCGGGCAGGACGTGGAGGAGCCGCTGGAAGCGGGCTTCGGCGGTGGTTCCGTCAACCATGTTCGCCCTCCTTGGCACGTTCGCTTCCCTGGTAGAGCCGCAGGACGTCGCCGACCATGCCGCGAAACGCGTCTCGCATCTCAGGAGGCTCAATGACCCGGGCGTCCCCCTCAAGGCTCAATACCCACCGTAGGAACGGGTCACGTCGGTGCACGTGGAAGCGGCGCAGCTGGCCACCGTCCTCGCGGCTCTCCGTCACTTCGCCGTGCTCGTTACGCTCGGCCCAGAGCGAGCGCGGGAATCGAAAGTCCACGACCGCATCGACTGGACCCTCGACATCATCGCCTAACTCCCATGCCTTCCGGCCCGAGTACTCGCTGAGCTCGAAGTCGGAGGGGATCGCATAGTCGGGCGTGCCCGGGGCCTTGGGGTTGGGCTCGACGGCACTCATACGACCGAGCCGGAACATGCGCATGCCATCTCGGTCCTCGTCACGTGCGACGAGATACCAACGGCCGTGCTGAAAGAGAAGGCCGTAGGGCAGGACATGCCGCTGTGATGACTCGTCCCGCGCCATGCCCTGGTAGGTGAAGGCCACCTTCTTCCGGCGCGTGAGCGTGTCGGATAGGACCTTGAGCGGTTCGGCCGCGGCGGCGGTCTCGGGGTCGGTGGCGTAGAGAACCGGGGCCTCCCCGACCATCTCCGGCTCGAGATCGAAGGCGAGCTTCCGGAAGGCGGATCGGGCGTGCCGGGCGAGGGGAAACGACGGAAGCGCTGCGAGTTCGCGGAGCCCGTCGAGGGCTGCGCCGGCTTCTTCCTCAGCAACGTCAAAGGTCTTCCCGGCGGGCGCTACGTGGCCAGCGCTACCGGACTCCTCCTCCGCTTCCCTCACCAATCTCAAGTACGGGAGGTGGAAGTCCTGTCGGGCGAGGCGATAACCGCTCGAATCCGCATCGCCTTCATTCATATGGAAGGTGACCGTCTCGATGGGGATCCCGAGCTCCTTCAGCTCCTCCTTGTCACGCTCGAACATCCTGCGAACCGCGGCCTTGTCCTTCGCGGCTCCATCTACGC
It contains:
- a CDS encoding WYL domain-containing protein: MSTNPTKLQRWLDVVAFLAARRFPVSTEDLWGNVPSYAAGVDGAAKDKAAVRRMFERDKEELKELGIPIETVTFHMNEGDADSSGYRLARQDFHLPYLRLVREAEEESGSAGHVAPAGKTFDVAEEEAGAALDGLRELAALPSFPLARHARSAFRKLAFDLEPEMVGEAPVLYATDPETAAAAEPLKVLSDTLTRRKKVAFTYQGMARDESSQRHVLPYGLLFQHGRWYLVARDEDRDGMRMFRLGRMSAVEPNPKAPGTPDYAIPSDFELSEYSGRKAWELGDDVEGPVDAVVDFRFPRSLWAERNEHGEVTESREDGGQLRRFHVHRRDPFLRWVLSLEGDARVIEPPEMRDAFRGMVGDVLRLYQGSERAKEGEHG
- a CDS encoding WYL domain-containing protein is translated as MVDGTTAEARFQRLLHVLPAASRKEGAALPDLAAALGTSEKRILDDIEQVTARAYYHSGGWPDDVQIMIEPERVRVTHAGGMTRPVQLTRMETLCLALALRGSIASTQLSEPEAREALRQRSEAHLGQGKWGEEEALSVAAPHRAPDAEGIRETLITATRERRPCAIHYVKGGAEDGSVRVIHPYVMAYGEGAWYTVGHCNTKNEVRTFRVDRVLAADHTDGKFEVPADFDPTKHVQAGKIYLGTDEREVRVRYSPRISRWVRERAGWGVMEIEEEGDGSVVICHRVADPHWVVGHALQYGGEAEILEPADLRALVLEVAEGLAG